Proteins encoded by one window of Bradyrhizobium sp. B097:
- a CDS encoding chlorite dismutase family protein, which translates to MFTTFRGGQSGGWQVTSITRVKGETLPKVAALSIVASDSIALPLLPAQTSWRLAGVASYLRYTEKDEREKLAAVQAGLGRSEATHAALIPIRKSAAWWELTQPERREIFEDKSHHIAGTLKFLPAIARQLFHARDLGMPFDFLTWFEFAPEHVALFDELVGMLRATEEWSYVEREVDIRVEREV; encoded by the coding sequence ATGTTCACGACATTCAGGGGCGGACAGAGCGGCGGCTGGCAGGTCACGTCCATCACGCGGGTGAAGGGCGAGACGCTGCCGAAGGTCGCGGCGCTGTCGATCGTTGCGAGCGACTCGATCGCGCTGCCGCTGCTGCCGGCGCAGACCTCCTGGCGGCTCGCCGGCGTCGCCAGCTATCTGCGCTATACCGAGAAGGACGAGCGCGAGAAACTTGCCGCCGTGCAGGCCGGGCTCGGCCGCAGCGAGGCAACGCATGCGGCGCTGATCCCGATCAGGAAATCCGCGGCGTGGTGGGAGCTGACGCAGCCGGAGCGCCGCGAGATCTTCGAGGACAAGTCGCACCACATCGCCGGCACCTTGAAATTCCTCCCTGCGATCGCCCGCCAGCTGTTTCACGCCCGCGACCTCGGCATGCCCTTCGACTTCCTGACCTGGTTCGAATTCGCCCCCGAGCATGTCGCCCTGTTCGACGAGCTGGTCGGCATGCTGCGCGCGACCGAGGAGTGGAGCTATGTCGAGCGCGAGGTCGACATCCGCGTAGAGCGGGAAGTGTGA
- a CDS encoding gamma-glutamylcyclotransferase family protein — MISDLLFVYGTLMRGFDHPMAKLLAGNAEFLGPAQCRGRLYLVKHYPGLVASDDPADIVHGELFRLREREAMLREFDMYEACGEGFPPPTEYVREMLAVTRADGSVSEAWTYLYNWPVTELPRIASGKFLEH; from the coding sequence ATGATTTCCGACCTTCTCTTCGTCTACGGCACGCTGATGCGCGGCTTCGACCATCCGATGGCCAAGCTGCTCGCAGGCAATGCCGAATTCCTCGGGCCGGCGCAGTGTCGCGGCCGGCTCTACCTCGTGAAGCATTATCCGGGCCTGGTGGCGTCCGACGATCCCGCCGACATCGTGCACGGCGAATTGTTTCGCCTGCGCGAGCGCGAGGCCATGCTGCGCGAATTCGACATGTACGAAGCCTGCGGCGAGGGCTTTCCGCCGCCGACCGAATATGTCCGCGAGATGCTTGCTGTCACGCGCGCCGACGGCAGCGTGAGCGAGGCGTGGACCTATCTCTACAACTGGCCCGTCACCGAGCTGCCGCGGATTGCGTCAGGAAAGTTTCTGGAGCATTAG
- a CDS encoding transglutaminase family protein codes for MQIKVGFEITYTAPQPTPMVIMLSIHPSRYADIVGTESLAAEPDVPIGLYRDGFGNVCGRLVAPGGGVTFRGSALLRDSGLPDVVNPAAQQVPIEQLPDDMLLYLMPSRYCETDKLTDVAWSLFGNTPQGWARVQAITDFVHHHVTFGYEHAHHMKSAHDVYEGRAGVCRDFAHLALTFCRCMGIPARYCTGYLGDIGVPPDPAPMDFSGWFEVYLSGQWYTFDARHNTPRIGRILMATGRDAADVALTTSFGRMTLTKFVVVTDEVVAA; via the coding sequence ATGCAGATCAAGGTCGGCTTCGAGATCACCTACACGGCTCCGCAGCCGACCCCGATGGTGATCATGCTGTCGATCCATCCGTCACGCTACGCCGACATCGTCGGCACCGAGAGCCTTGCGGCCGAGCCGGATGTCCCGATCGGCCTCTATCGCGACGGCTTTGGCAATGTCTGCGGCCGTCTGGTCGCCCCCGGCGGTGGCGTTACCTTCCGCGGCAGCGCGCTGCTGCGGGATTCCGGGCTGCCCGATGTCGTCAATCCGGCGGCACAGCAGGTTCCGATCGAGCAATTGCCTGACGACATGCTGCTCTATCTGATGCCGAGCCGCTATTGCGAGACCGACAAGCTGACCGATGTCGCCTGGTCGCTGTTCGGCAACACGCCGCAGGGGTGGGCGCGGGTGCAGGCGATTACCGATTTCGTGCACCACCATGTGACGTTCGGCTACGAGCACGCCCATCACATGAAGTCGGCGCATGACGTCTACGAAGGCCGCGCCGGCGTCTGCCGCGACTTCGCGCATCTGGCGCTCACCTTCTGCCGCTGCATGGGCATTCCGGCGCGCTACTGCACCGGCTATCTCGGCGACATCGGCGTCCCGCCGGATCCCGCGCCGATGGATTTCTCCGGCTGGTTCGAGGTCTATCTGTCGGGCCAGTGGTACACCTTCGATGCCCGCCACAACACGCCGCGGATCGGCCGCATCCTGATGGCGACCGGCCGCGACGCCGCCGACGTCGCGCTCACCACGAGCTTCGGCCGCATGACGCTGACGAAGTTCGTCGTGGTGACCGATGAGGTGGTGGCGGCTTGA
- a CDS encoding transglutaminase family protein, with the protein MPLLTIHHKTVYRYARPVAFGEHRIMLRPRDGHDLRVLDSALVIDPQPMSLRWIHDVFGNSVAIAAFDERADTLSFVSTATVDHNPADRFALTPDDAAYFYPFLYDDEEFPDLQQFITPQYGDPNGELSTWARRFLDVEAPTLTFKILSDMTHGIREAFSYRKRFEHGTQHPLDTLRTQSGTCRDYALFMIEALRRLGIAARFVSGYLAMPTDSAHGYVGGGSTHAWVQVYLPSAGWIEFDPTNGIVGTRDLIRVAVARDPRQAIPLHGVYLGPTDAFLDMDIDIKVVSVGENAAERETA; encoded by the coding sequence ATGCCGCTCCTGACTATCCATCACAAGACCGTTTATCGCTATGCGCGTCCAGTGGCGTTCGGCGAACACCGCATCATGCTGCGCCCCCGCGACGGCCACGATCTGCGCGTGCTCGACAGCGCACTTGTGATCGACCCACAGCCGATGTCGCTGCGCTGGATCCACGACGTGTTCGGCAACAGCGTCGCGATCGCCGCCTTCGACGAGCGCGCCGACACGCTGTCGTTTGTCTCGACCGCGACGGTGGATCACAATCCGGCCGACAGGTTCGCGCTGACGCCTGATGACGCCGCCTACTTCTATCCGTTCCTCTACGACGATGAGGAATTTCCCGACCTGCAGCAGTTCATCACGCCGCAATATGGCGATCCGAACGGCGAGCTGTCGACCTGGGCGCGGCGCTTCCTCGATGTCGAGGCGCCGACCCTGACGTTCAAGATCCTGAGCGACATGACGCATGGCATTCGTGAGGCGTTCAGCTACCGCAAGCGCTTTGAGCATGGCACCCAGCATCCGCTCGATACGCTGCGGACGCAGTCCGGGACCTGCCGCGACTATGCGCTGTTCATGATCGAGGCACTGCGCCGGCTCGGCATCGCCGCGCGGTTCGTCTCCGGCTATCTCGCGATGCCGACCGACAGCGCGCATGGCTACGTCGGCGGCGGTTCGACCCATGCCTGGGTGCAGGTCTATCTGCCGAGCGCCGGCTGGATCGAGTTCGATCCGACCAACGGCATCGTCGGCACGCGCGACCTGATCCGCGTCGCTGTCGCGCGCGATCCACGCCAGGCGATCCCGCTGCACGGCGTCTATCTCGGCCCGACCGATGCCTTTCTGGACATGGATATCGACATCAAGGTCGTGTCGGTCGGCGAGAATGCGGCGGAGCGGGAGACGGCCTGA
- a CDS encoding N-formylglutamate amidohydrolase: MNHAGGPFFLLTNTDVSPVLEHNPGGRSPFLLTCDHYGRLIPSPLGDLGLPESELVRHIAWDIGIAGVATRLSELLGAHLIAQRYSRLVIDCNRPPHVASAVPLISEATTVPGNEGLSREAAEMRRAQIFDPYHQRIDEIIDERTRQGIPTVLVSLHSFTPVYAGIARPWHIGTLYHRDKALPPLLLKHLRSEGDLVVGDNEPYAVSDETDYTIPVHGEKRGLMNSGIEIRQDLISDQAGETAWAERLARVLGEIETTLRAEALI; encoded by the coding sequence GTGAATCACGCCGGTGGCCCGTTCTTTCTGCTGACAAACACCGATGTTTCACCGGTTCTTGAACATAATCCTGGCGGCCGCTCGCCGTTCCTTCTGACTTGCGATCATTATGGCAGGCTGATTCCCTCCCCGCTCGGCGATCTCGGTCTGCCTGAAAGCGAGCTCGTCCGGCACATCGCATGGGACATCGGCATCGCCGGCGTCGCAACCCGGCTCTCCGAGCTGCTCGGCGCGCACCTGATCGCGCAGCGCTACTCGCGGCTCGTGATCGACTGCAATCGTCCGCCGCATGTCGCAAGCGCGGTCCCGCTGATCAGCGAAGCCACCACCGTTCCCGGCAATGAAGGCCTGTCGCGCGAAGCCGCCGAGATGCGCCGCGCGCAGATCTTCGATCCTTATCACCAGCGCATCGACGAGATCATCGACGAACGTACGCGTCAGGGCATTCCGACGGTGCTGGTGTCGTTGCACAGCTTCACGCCGGTCTACGCCGGCATCGCGCGTCCCTGGCACATCGGCACGCTCTATCACCGCGACAAGGCGCTGCCGCCGCTGCTGCTGAAGCATCTGCGCAGCGAGGGCGATCTCGTGGTCGGCGACAACGAGCCCTATGCAGTCAGCGACGAGACCGACTACACGATCCCCGTACATGGCGAGAAGCGCGGCCTGATGAATTCCGGCATCGAGATCCGACAGGACCTGATCTCCGATCAGGCCGGCGAAACCGCATGGGCCGAGCGGCTGGCGCGCGTGCTCGGCGAGATCGAAACGACGTTGCGTGCGGAAGCGCTGATCTAA
- a CDS encoding MOSC domain-containing protein, translating into MASVVSLFVSPAIGRPMQTCTSVRAFAGRGLEGDRYERGEGSYSKLARVAARHVSLIAREAIEASNEELARRGLIPFEMNETRRNIVVEGIDVYGLLGKEFLIGAVRLRGSEPTIPCRIPSAVAGKTGFAEAYRDRGGVRAEVLSDGIISIGDLVQTD; encoded by the coding sequence ATGGCGAGCGTTGTCAGTCTTTTTGTCTCCCCTGCTATTGGACGGCCGATGCAGACGTGCACATCAGTGCGGGCTTTTGCTGGTCGGGGATTGGAAGGGGATCGATACGAACGCGGTGAAGGCTCCTACTCGAAATTGGCGCGTGTGGCCGCGCGGCATGTTTCCCTGATCGCCCGCGAAGCCATCGAAGCCTCGAATGAAGAATTGGCCCGGCGCGGGCTTATCCCCTTCGAAATGAACGAAACACGGCGGAACATCGTCGTCGAAGGCATCGACGTCTATGGATTGCTGGGCAAGGAATTTCTCATCGGCGCAGTGCGCCTGCGCGGCTCCGAACCGACCATACCATGCCGCATCCCGTCCGCAGTCGCTGGCAAGACCGGATTTGCGGAAGCTTATCGCGATCGGGGCGGCGTGCGGGCCGAGGTCCTCTCGGATGGAATTATTTCGATCGGCGATCTCGTTCAAACGGATTGA
- a CDS encoding PepSY-associated TM helix domain-containing protein yields the protein MLLLCITGLPLIFHDEIDDLLHSQVKPVEAPAGTPPANLDHLLGNALARAPGKVPHFLIWDRDEPGAIWVSVGPTIDADPTSNLLIRMDTHTGAYLDSPDVTGRFTYIMLKLHTDMFAGLPGKLFLGLMGILFCVAIISGIVVYAPSMRKLRFGAYRAQRTRVVRWLDVHNLAGILLVAWTLVVGFTGVINTWADLVLKMWQFGQLAEMTAQYKDRPVPSKLTSLNGAVEVARHAVPGMTPSFVAFPGTLFSSKSHYAVFLHGDTPLTSRLLKPALIDAETGDLTDSRDMPWYVSTLYVSQPLHFGDYGGMPLKIVWALLDILTIFILVTGVYLWLRRRKAGVSQERAIANAASIDNPALTS from the coding sequence ATGCTGCTGCTCTGCATCACCGGCCTGCCGCTGATCTTCCACGACGAGATCGATGATCTCCTGCACAGCCAGGTCAAGCCGGTCGAGGCGCCGGCGGGCACGCCGCCGGCCAATCTGGATCATCTGCTCGGCAACGCGCTCGCGCGGGCGCCGGGCAAGGTGCCTCACTTCCTGATCTGGGATCGCGACGAGCCCGGCGCGATCTGGGTCAGCGTTGGCCCGACGATCGACGCCGATCCCACCAGCAACCTCCTGATCCGGATGGATACGCATACCGGCGCCTATCTCGATTCCCCTGATGTGACCGGCCGCTTCACCTACATCATGCTGAAGCTGCACACCGACATGTTCGCGGGCCTGCCCGGCAAGCTGTTCCTTGGATTGATGGGGATCCTATTCTGCGTCGCGATCATTTCCGGCATCGTCGTCTACGCGCCGTCGATGCGAAAGCTGCGCTTCGGCGCCTACCGCGCGCAGCGGACCCGCGTCGTACGCTGGCTCGACGTCCACAATCTCGCCGGCATCCTGCTGGTGGCCTGGACGCTGGTGGTTGGCTTCACCGGGGTCATCAACACCTGGGCCGACCTCGTGCTCAAGATGTGGCAATTCGGTCAGCTCGCCGAAATGACCGCGCAGTACAAGGACCGGCCGGTGCCGTCGAAGCTGACCTCGCTGAACGGGGCCGTCGAGGTTGCGAGGCATGCGGTACCGGGAATGACGCCGAGCTTCGTCGCGTTCCCGGGAACCCTGTTCAGCAGCAAGAGCCACTACGCGGTGTTCCTGCACGGCGATACGCCGCTGACCTCGCGGCTGCTGAAGCCCGCGCTGATCGACGCGGAAACCGGTGATCTGACCGACAGCCGCGACATGCCCTGGTATGTGTCGACGCTGTATGTGTCGCAGCCGCTGCATTTCGGCGACTATGGCGGCATGCCGCTCAAGATCGTCTGGGCGCTGCTCGACATCCTCACCATCTTCATCCTGGTCACCGGCGTCTATCTGTGGCTGCGCCGGCGCAAGGCGGGCGTGAGCCAGGAGCGCGCCATCGCCAACGCCGCCTCGATCGACAACCCCGCGCTCACGTCGTGA
- a CDS encoding helix-turn-helix domain-containing protein, with amino-acid sequence MGPKTRILDATMLVFRRHGFRRSSIEQVAEAAGLTRQALYHHFESKEALFRAVIERVHESAIAAEEVAVAEAETAGGNLGDILAAGMTARMSTMIASLDGSPHLEELYSEHLVHARDLYQTYAARYAERMVATIARTVRKHQLALPQELSPAEFARLIEMSVYASKSQYPAMQPADAFLKDMAMMVRTLCAGAVPKSLPKSGKPPVKKAVIEDKPTRRKTGGRP; translated from the coding sequence ATGGGACCGAAAACCCGCATTCTCGACGCCACCATGCTGGTTTTCCGCCGGCACGGCTTTCGGCGCTCCTCGATCGAGCAAGTCGCCGAAGCCGCCGGCCTGACGCGGCAGGCGCTCTATCATCATTTCGAATCCAAGGAAGCGCTGTTCCGCGCCGTGATCGAGCGCGTGCATGAGTCCGCGATCGCGGCCGAGGAGGTTGCCGTTGCCGAGGCAGAGACGGCGGGCGGCAATCTCGGCGACATCCTTGCCGCGGGCATGACCGCGCGGATGTCGACCATGATCGCGTCGCTGGACGGCTCGCCGCATCTCGAGGAATTGTATTCCGAGCACCTCGTGCACGCGCGCGATCTCTACCAGACCTACGCCGCACGCTATGCGGAGCGCATGGTGGCCACCATCGCGCGGACCGTTCGCAAGCATCAGCTGGCGCTGCCGCAGGAGCTCTCGCCGGCCGAATTCGCGCGGCTGATCGAAATGTCAGTGTACGCATCGAAGTCGCAGTATCCGGCGATGCAGCCGGCGGACGCGTTCCTGAAGGACATGGCCATGATGGTGCGAACGCTCTGCGCGGGCGCGGTGCCGAAATCCTTGCCAAAATCCGGGAAGCCGCCCGTCAAGAAGGCGGTAATCGAGGACAAGCCGACACGCCGCAAGACAGGAGGACGTCCATGA
- a CDS encoding molybdopterin-dependent oxidoreductase, producing MNTTTVNGHVESLPDDPDALLIDIVRDQLKLTGTKLVCGAGVCGACTVLVDGAPVASCLMPAHAAAGKAVTTVEAIGAAGLHPVQKAFMAHDALQCGFCTPGFIVEATAFCDRWRATRGTAVPSREEIGAALSGHLCRCGAYDGIFRAVADACAGRFDGDNVTAPRIEARDKVTGAAKYTVDINHDGQLEGLILRSREAHARITALDLAPARALTGVAAVSLLGDDRIVRYVGEPIAAVAAKDRKTALAALAAIKLTSERLPAVVGLDAGRKDGAPVVFDRANRKRAGNVSEAAGGPAPWKQNIRGPTAVFSTRAKKARNWVDEARQANNRLLVEATFRTATQQHACLEPHAAVARFDGDRLTLHASTQQVFHLKEQIAKRYKLDHDKVRVIADHVGGGFGSKASLGVETIAAIELAREAKAPVRVAYDRQEELSVAGYRPAAELKVALLPSDKGSLKALSVTAHADTGAATNSTIAGLARLIYPAEAKDLSDFDVISNLPPGAAFRGPGGPPMAFAVEQAIDEAALRLNVDPIALRKRWDPDPNRQRLYDWASGLEIWRNRKPAQNGRYRRGIGMATGYWLYLWQPNVKVEVAVTGGRIVASTATQDIGTGTRSVLADTIAREFDLEPADIEVRIGDSSLPEGPGSGGSRVTASVMPPTLQAVRKLKAAILEQATRKPVPGSNAPWRELIARSPDIAVVESRGEDGKNTAPGIRSPLREVGLMGMVFGWMMRRFSNIAVGAGVPSSVQVIEVEVDTWLGHVRVLNVHTGIAVGKIAAPALAHSQACGAVIQGLGYALYEARELDPSSGDVLTAGMEDYRIPGIADTPEIDVHFDEAGFDHVLGNSVGIGEASTVPTSAAVANAIHDAIGVRLTEIPIRPDRIVAALKGRDAA from the coding sequence ATGAACACGACGACCGTCAATGGCCACGTTGAATCGCTGCCCGATGATCCCGATGCGCTCTTGATCGACATCGTGCGCGACCAGCTCAAGCTCACCGGCACCAAGCTCGTCTGCGGCGCCGGCGTCTGCGGCGCCTGCACCGTGCTGGTCGACGGCGCGCCTGTCGCAAGCTGCCTGATGCCGGCGCATGCCGCGGCCGGCAAAGCGGTGACGACGGTGGAAGCCATCGGCGCCGCCGGGCTGCATCCGGTGCAGAAGGCGTTCATGGCGCACGACGCCCTGCAATGCGGCTTCTGCACGCCGGGCTTCATCGTGGAGGCGACCGCGTTCTGCGACCGCTGGCGCGCCACCAGGGGAACGGCGGTGCCGTCACGCGAGGAGATCGGCGCGGCGCTGTCGGGCCATCTCTGCCGCTGCGGCGCCTATGACGGGATCTTCCGTGCGGTGGCGGACGCCTGCGCCGGCCGCTTCGACGGCGACAATGTCACAGCGCCGCGCATCGAGGCGCGCGACAAGGTGACCGGCGCGGCAAAGTACACCGTCGACATCAACCATGACGGCCAGCTCGAAGGCCTGATCCTGCGCTCGCGCGAGGCGCATGCCCGCATCACCGCGCTTGATCTGGCGCCGGCGCGCGCGCTCACTGGCGTCGCCGCAGTGTCGCTGCTCGGCGACGACCGCATCGTGCGCTATGTCGGCGAGCCGATTGCGGCGGTCGCCGCAAAGGACCGCAAGACGGCGCTGGCCGCGCTGGCTGCGATCAAGCTGACCAGCGAACGGCTGCCGGCGGTGGTCGGGCTCGACGCCGGGCGCAAGGATGGCGCGCCTGTGGTTTTCGACCGAGCGAACCGCAAGCGGGCCGGCAATGTCTCGGAGGCGGCCGGCGGGCCGGCGCCATGGAAGCAGAACATCCGCGGGCCGACCGCTGTGTTCTCGACGCGCGCCAAGAAGGCCCGCAACTGGGTCGACGAGGCGCGTCAGGCCAACAATCGTCTGCTCGTCGAGGCAACCTTCCGCACCGCCACGCAACAGCATGCATGCCTCGAGCCGCATGCCGCGGTGGCGCGCTTCGACGGCGACCGGCTGACCTTGCACGCCTCGACCCAGCAGGTGTTCCACCTGAAGGAGCAGATCGCAAAACGCTACAAGCTCGATCACGACAAGGTCCGCGTGATCGCCGATCACGTCGGCGGCGGCTTCGGATCGAAGGCGAGCCTGGGCGTCGAGACCATCGCCGCCATCGAACTCGCGCGCGAGGCGAAAGCGCCTGTCAGGGTCGCCTACGATCGGCAGGAAGAGCTCTCCGTCGCCGGTTATCGTCCGGCCGCAGAACTGAAGGTCGCGCTGCTGCCCTCCGACAAGGGGAGCCTGAAGGCGCTCTCGGTCACCGCGCATGCCGATACGGGCGCTGCGACCAACTCGACCATCGCGGGCCTGGCGCGGCTGATCTATCCGGCCGAGGCGAAGGACCTTTCGGATTTCGACGTCATCAGCAATTTGCCGCCCGGCGCGGCCTTCCGCGGCCCCGGCGGTCCGCCGATGGCGTTCGCAGTGGAGCAGGCGATCGACGAGGCCGCGCTGCGGCTCAACGTCGACCCGATCGCCTTGCGCAAGCGCTGGGATCCCGATCCCAACCGCCAGCGCCTCTACGACTGGGCATCCGGGCTCGAGATCTGGCGCAATCGCAAACCCGCACAGAATGGACGCTACCGCCGCGGCATCGGGATGGCGACCGGCTACTGGCTCTATCTCTGGCAGCCCAACGTGAAGGTCGAGGTCGCGGTCACGGGCGGCCGGATCGTCGCCAGCACCGCGACGCAGGACATCGGCACTGGCACCCGCAGCGTGCTTGCCGACACGATCGCGCGCGAGTTCGATCTTGAGCCTGCCGACATAGAGGTGCGGATCGGCGATTCATCGCTGCCCGAAGGGCCGGGCTCCGGCGGCAGCCGCGTCACTGCCTCGGTGATGCCGCCGACGCTGCAGGCGGTGCGGAAACTGAAGGCCGCGATCCTCGAGCAGGCGACACGAAAGCCCGTGCCCGGCTCGAACGCGCCCTGGCGCGAGTTGATCGCGCGCTCGCCCGATATCGCCGTGGTCGAGTCGCGCGGCGAGGACGGCAAGAACACCGCGCCCGGCATCCGCTCGCCGCTGCGTGAGGTCGGGCTGATGGGCATGGTGTTCGGCTGGATGATGCGCCGCTTCTCGAACATCGCGGTCGGCGCCGGCGTGCCGAGCTCGGTGCAGGTGATCGAGGTGGAGGTCGACACCTGGCTCGGCCATGTCCGCGTGCTCAACGTCCACACCGGGATTGCGGTCGGCAAGATCGCAGCGCCGGCGCTGGCGCATAGCCAGGCCTGCGGCGCGGTGATCCAGGGCCTCGGCTACGCGCTCTACGAGGCGCGCGAGCTCGATCCGAGCAGCGGCGACGTGCTGACCGCGGGGATGGAAGATTATCGCATCCCCGGGATCGCCGATACACCCGAGATCGATGTCCATTTCGACGAAGCCGGCTTCGACCATGTGCTCGGCAACAGCGTCGGCATCGGCGAGGCCTCGACGGTGCCGACCTCGGCCGCGGTCGCCAACGCGATCCACGACGCGATCGGCGTCCGCCTCACCGAGATTCCGATCCGGCCCGACCGCATCGTCGCCGCGCTGAAAGGGAGGGATGCCGCATGA
- a CDS encoding FAD binding domain-containing protein, protein MSVATAGVIAAPEFRAAGTDLSERRRSGLSCGSVIDLTASPDTVGIAWGTDGTARIGALTAIAAIASDARLAQAYPGIAAAAQGLATPQIRHMATLGGNLAQRSRCWYFRNPQIACLKKGGSECPARSGNHLYHVAFDLGPCVAPHPSTMAMALLAYDAKVTTDRRSGLSISDLLGDGSNGTVDNLLAAGERIERIELPAPLAGERALYKRAISRSYAEWPLVEICVRAVLSGGVFREVHITAGGIAPVPLRLAACAAALQGKPANASTIAEAAELATSGAKPLTMTGYKLDLLTGLVRDVVERIAV, encoded by the coding sequence ATGAGCGTCGCAACCGCAGGCGTCATCGCCGCGCCCGAATTCCGCGCCGCCGGCACCGATCTGTCGGAGCGCCGCCGCAGCGGCCTGTCGTGCGGATCGGTGATCGATCTCACCGCCAGTCCCGATACGGTCGGGATCGCGTGGGGTACGGACGGCACGGCGCGGATCGGCGCGCTGACCGCGATCGCTGCGATCGCCTCCGACGCGCGGCTCGCGCAGGCCTATCCCGGCATCGCCGCGGCGGCGCAGGGCCTTGCCACACCGCAGATCCGGCACATGGCGACGCTCGGCGGCAACCTCGCACAGCGGTCGCGCTGCTGGTACTTCCGCAATCCGCAGATCGCCTGCCTGAAGAAGGGCGGCTCCGAGTGTCCGGCGCGATCCGGCAACCATCTCTATCACGTCGCGTTCGATCTCGGCCCCTGCGTGGCGCCGCATCCGTCGACCATGGCGATGGCGCTCTTGGCCTATGATGCGAAGGTGACCACGGACCGGCGCAGCGGATTGTCGATTTCAGACCTGCTCGGCGACGGCAGCAACGGCACTGTCGACAATCTGCTCGCGGCAGGCGAACGGATCGAACGGATCGAGCTCCCTGCCCCGCTGGCCGGCGAGCGCGCGCTCTACAAGCGCGCGATCAGCCGCTCATATGCGGAATGGCCGCTGGTCGAGATCTGCGTGCGGGCCGTGCTATCAGGCGGCGTGTTCCGCGAGGTCCACATCACCGCCGGCGGCATCGCCCCGGTCCCGCTGCGTCTTGCCGCATGCGCTGCCGCGCTGCAGGGAAAGCCGGCCAACGCGTCGACCATCGCGGAAGCCGCCGAGCTGGCAACATCGGGGGCCAAGCCGCTGACGATGACCGGATACAAGCTCGACCTGCTGACGGGCCTGGTGCGCGACGTGGTCGAGCGGATTGCTGTGTAG
- a CDS encoding LysE family translocator has translation MSLQAYFAFVAACIALALLPGPIVTMVIANGLRYGTRAALTNVLGAQVGLAIVIGIVAVGLTSLMATMGYWFDWVRFAGAAYLVWLGIKLIRSPVEGVGTDDRPPPPRGGFFLQGFLVLLSNPKVLVFFGAFIPQFMDMDKPHIPQVAVLGVTFMATAVLTDAAYALAAGRARKFFSKERTRLMSRVSGGFMIGGGIWLALTRAR, from the coding sequence ATGTCCCTGCAAGCCTATTTCGCCTTCGTCGCCGCCTGCATTGCGCTGGCGCTGCTGCCCGGTCCGATCGTCACGATGGTGATCGCCAACGGGTTGCGTTACGGCACGCGCGCCGCGCTCACCAATGTGCTGGGCGCGCAGGTCGGGCTCGCGATCGTGATCGGCATCGTCGCGGTCGGGCTGACCTCGCTGATGGCGACGATGGGGTACTGGTTCGACTGGGTGCGCTTCGCCGGTGCGGCCTATCTGGTGTGGCTGGGCATCAAGCTGATCCGCTCGCCGGTCGAGGGCGTCGGCACTGACGATCGGCCGCCGCCGCCGCGCGGCGGCTTCTTCCTGCAGGGCTTTCTGGTGCTGCTCTCGAACCCGAAGGTGCTGGTGTTCTTCGGCGCCTTCATTCCGCAGTTCATGGATATGGACAAGCCGCACATTCCGCAGGTGGCGGTGCTCGGCGTCACCTTCATGGCGACCGCCGTGCTGACCGACGCCGCCTACGCGTTGGCGGCCGGCCGCGCCCGAAAGTTCTTCTCCAAGGAGCGGACCCGGCTGATGTCGCGCGTCTCCGGCGGCTTCATGATCGGCGGCGGCATCTGGCTGGCGCTGACCCGGGCACGGTGA
- a CDS encoding metalloregulator ArsR/SmtB family transcription factor: protein MDEVFKALADASRRTLLDRLHDQNGQTLGELCDGLDMTRQAVTKHLGILEEANLVTTVRHGREKLHYLNPVPIHQIGERWIRKFERGKLAALSELKRQLEKRDE from the coding sequence ATGGATGAAGTCTTCAAAGCCCTCGCGGATGCCTCACGGCGGACGCTGCTTGACCGGCTTCACGATCAGAACGGGCAGACGCTCGGTGAGCTCTGCGACGGTCTCGACATGACGCGTCAGGCCGTCACCAAGCACCTTGGGATTCTCGAGGAGGCCAACCTCGTCACCACGGTCAGGCATGGCCGCGAGAAGCTGCACTACCTCAACCCGGTTCCGATCCATCAGATCGGCGAGCGGTGGATCAGGAAATTCGAGCGCGGGAAGCTCGCCGCGCTCAGCGAATTGAAAAGACAATTGGAGAAGCGTGATGAGTAA